The segment GGGAGGCAGGTTGTGGGGAGACGGCAAAAGCTACGTGGGGTGATTCTTCAGTTGACAGCACAATGCCTATGGTgtctcaaaaaattaagaactgTGGGTTACGGCTTTCGGAATGGAGTAGGCAATCATTTGGCAGCATTAGGCGGCAATTGGAGGAGAAAACTAGGGACTTGATTAAGGCAGAATGGGCAGCAACTACTGGGGTTGATTCAGACAGTGTGAGGGCCATACAGCTAGAGGTGAATGAgctattagaaaaagaaaacttgatGTGGCAGCAGAGGGCTCGATCCTTATTTCTCAAATCTTCGGATAGGAACACCCGGTACTTTCACAACAGGGCTTCGCATAGATACAGACGAAATAGTATCAAGGGACTGAAGAATAGTGCTAATGAATGGTGCACCTCAGACAGTCAAGTTGCAGAGATTGTAATAAGGTTTTATGAATCCTTGTTCTCTTCATCAAACCCCACTGATATGCACAAGGTTATGGAAGCTGTAGAACCTAAAGTGACAGCGGACATGAACCAGGAGCTTACTAAAGTTTTCACGAGGGAGGAAGTTGATCTTGCTTTAAAAAACATGGAACCTTTAACGGCCCTGGGCCCGGATGGTATGCCTCCCATTTTCTTCCAATCATTTTGGTCTGTGGTGGGTGATGATGTTACTTTTGCTGTGCTTGATTGTCTCAATAATTGTCGTATCCCTCCTGATCTTAATCATACTTTTGTGACCCTTATCTCTAAAGTGAAGAGTCCTAAGCTTATTTCTGAATTTAGACCAATTAGCTTATGTAATGTCATTTACAAATTGTTGTCTAAAGTGCTAGCCAACCGATTGAAAAAAGTGTTACCTTACCTTGTTTCTGAAAATCAAAGTGCCTTCCAGGCAGGGAAGGTAATCACTGATAATATATTGATGGCCTTTGAAACTCTCCACTATATGAAAAATCATCAATCGGGTAAAACAAGCTTTATGGCCCTTAAACTCGACATGAGTAAAGCTTATGATCGAGTGGAATGGGGCTTTATGAAAGAGCTTTTAAGAAAGTTGGGTTTCCATGAGAAATGGGTGGCTTTGATGATGGAGTGCATTACCACTGTCTCTTACTCCATTTTGATTAATGGGGAACCTTCAGGTACAATCAACCCGAGCAGAGGTATTAGACAGGGTGATCCCCTCTCACCTTATCTCTTTATCCTTTGTACTGAAGGTCTTCATGGATTATTGAATCAAGCTGTGGTTGCTGGTGATATCAGGGGCATCTCCATTTGTAGAAATGGGCCAAGACTaacgcatttattttttgcaaatgacAGTCTACTCTTTTGCAGGGCCTCTATCCAAGAATGTCAGCATATTCAAGACATCCTCTTGACTTATGAAAAGGCATCTGGGCAGCAACTGAATAGAGACAAAACTACgctattttttggtaaaaatgtgCACCAAAGTTTACAAGAGGCTATTATTTCACTGCTAGGTGTTCCGAAGATCAAGCAATATGAGAAGTACTTGGGTCTCCCCTCTTTTGTGGGTCGTAGAAAGAAGGCTAGCCTCCAATACATAAAGGAGCGAGTGTGGGCAAAAATGAAAGGTTGGAAGGAGAAACTACTATCCCAAGCCGGAAGGgagattcttttgaaagctGTGATCCAAGCAATCCCAGCTTTCTCTATGAGCTGTTTTAAACTTTCCAGCATTTTATGCAATGAGATTGAAATTATGATCcgtaaattttggtggggtcaaaggGGTGAAAGGAGGAAGGTGCATTGGGTTAAATGGAGTAAGTTGTGTAGGGCAAAAACTGAAGGTGGTATGGGTTTTAGGGATCTACAAAAATTCAACGATGTGCTACTTGCCAAACAAGTCTGGAGATTGGCCACTGAGGAagactctctatttttcagattttttaaggCAAAATTTTTCCCCCATGGTTCAATTTTTGATGCCAAGGTGAAAAATGGATCCTATGCGTGGAGAAGCCTTTTAAAAGGGCGCGAAGTCATTTTGCGTGGTATGAGATGGAGAATTGGTGATGGCTCTTTAGTCCGCATCTACCAAGACAGTTGGCTGCCAACAGTTGAGAATGGTAGAGTAAGCTCTCCCATCTTAGACAATAATCCAGCTGAGTTGGTGGCATCGCTGATTGATCAAGACCAGTGCTGTTGGAGAGACACTGAAGTTGACAAGAAGTTCCTACCAGGGGAGGCTGCGGTTATTAAAGCTATTCCACTGAGCTTTTCTCACAGAAGGGACAAGATATTCTGGCCAAGAAATCATAACGGGGTCTACTCTGTGAAGTCCGGTTACAAGCTTCTAATGGAAACGGAACACACAAGTGATCGAGACCTTAACTCATCCGATTCAGAAGATACGAAGTCtacttggaaaaaaatttggcaaGTGGAGGTGCCAAACAGGATACGACTTCTCTTGTGGCGTGCTGGAAATGATTCGCTTCCTTCAAGAGTGAATCTTTTTCGCCGTAAGCTTCTAACAGAGAACCTGTGCCTTCAGTGCAATGCCGAACCTGAAGATACTCTTCATGCCCTTTGGACTTGCCCTCAGTTAGATTCGGTTTGGCGGGCCAACTTCGAGGATTTAAGAGAAGCCTCCATCTCAGCTTCAAACTTTCTGGAGGTTATTAAAGTCGCTCAACAGGACTGGTCTCGCTTTCCTCTGTTTGCTTGGACGTCATCCTTAATTTGGATGCGCAGAAATAAGATACGCATGCAGGAAGCAATGGCGCCTTTAGACCAAATTAGCTCCTTGGCACAAAAAGCTCTCCAAGAGTATAACCAACTCCGACCCACGCATGAAGCGATCCCCAGAACAGCCAGATTGGTAAGGTGGCGCCCTCCTCCAACGGGACTGCTAAAAATCAACTTCGACGGTGCACTTTCTGTTGAAGAAAATGTTGCTGGTTTAGGTGTAATAATCCGTAATGAAAATGGATTAGCTATGGCTGCTTTGTCACAACAGATTCCGCTGCCTATTTCGGTAGAGATGGTGGAAGTGCTAGCAGCGCGTCGAGCCCTATGGTTTGCAAGAGAGTTGGATTTCCACAGTGTGGTTGTTGAAGGTGACTCAGAAATCATTATTAACTCCATCAATGGCAATAGTATGGATCACTCCGAGTTTGGGCATATTCTTCATGACATAAAGTTCCTTAGCTCTTTTTTTAGTTGTATTTCTTTTCAGCATGTTAAAAGACAAGGTAATGGTCTAGCCCACAAGTTGGCTAGAAGAGCATTGTCTAATACTTTAGATGTTTGGATGGAGTCTGTTCCTCCAGACACGGCTGATGTCTACAATGTTGATCTTCAGTTCATTCCTTAATAATATTCCCCACTTAggggtttctcaaaaaaaaaaaaaaaaaagaaatgcataaaACTAAATTGAATCAAAATATCTAGTAATATCTAgtaatatattatcaattaaaaaaataaagaatagatGAAGACAAGCCATAGTGATTTTAGGACCATAATAAGCATGGCATTGGAAAATTCCTCATTGGGAGGGCAAAACAGCAGAAGCAAGGCCTTGTCCAAGTACTGAGTATATATTAAGCTCAATTATAGCCCTGTTTGATGGGGGATTGGGGGCCATGTTCTCTTTATGCTgtctgatttattttttaaaatcagtaTGATGATATAATGCAGTATATATAAGTATGTGCCATTGATATGCTAAAGGCTTGAGGGATTTTTTGTTTTACGTTTTAATTGGTGAGACCATTAACGAAAATTTTGGATTCAAAGCTAATAATTTCTAGAGTGTTGCTCATAATGATCACAATGGTACTATCTTATCAATTTGGGATGATGTTTCCACAACCATAAGAAGAGTTGAAAATAAGAGGTGTTGGTATTATTATTCCTCTAATGCATGCATCTTCAATATTTGATGACATTATTGACCACTCATATATAACAGCCGTTGATGCTTTCGCCTTGAATGATTTTCTTCCTTAGTTGGTGATTATTGGAAAAGCTTGTTGGCATAAGTTACATAAAGTTTCTCTTATTTTGATTTAAACCATAAATTTTTCTAATACTCTTCTCATGTATCTACATTTGTGTATATGAGAAATAAATTTCGAGGTTTTAGTATTTTATAATAAGATATATTCTTGTTGTGACATTTCTTCCTCATTTTTCATGACAATCCTAACTCATTTGGAAATAATAGTATATTATTGGCCAATATGGGTTACTAGTTCCTCCTAGTAGCAACCAGAGGGTGATACAAGTCAAACAAGTGGAATCTCGCTTGAGATAGGGAGCAACCCAAAAACCTTGGTGGGAATGGACACACACAAACTAATATCAGTTGCACAATCTAAAAGGATATGCTTTCAGATTCAGAAGCTTGGGAAGCAACTCAACTTCTATAGTGACATATTGGATTCAAAGAACAAATCAATTTATTGCAAGTTCTCAAGATTTCATTTTCATGTATTGACTATTGAATATGTATTGATCTAGGGTGTGTGCATTAGTGCTCTATATTTTGGAAAAGTATTTTATGAGACTGTTTTATGagaattttctctcaaaacaCATGAGTCCCATTTATCACCTAATAccataacaaaaacaaagactTAGTTCATTCAAAGTTTGTTTACACTTTCTAGTTTTCATCTTGTGTTTGAGTTCCTCAAGTCTTCGATTTGAAGCCTATCAAACTATTGAATGCTGTAAGAGTTTGATTTGGACACTTTCAAATTATTGAATATGTTATTTGGACACTATCAAACAATTGAATCTCAAAAGTCATATCAAATACGTTGCTTCTTTGAAAGCAGATAAtgtatataatatctaaaagtaaATTTAGAATAGGTACTCTCAACCATTTATAAAGATTATGttgcattttctttataaatGGTTGCATTTGGTTTAATTTCATTATGGATTTTCTAAAAATGAgcaagttatttttttttttgagttaaaaattttttatcaagGTTATAGAAAAATCCTTGCACAGGTTGAACAAATAGATATCTCATGCTCTCTAGACCTTCTTTAGGTTTGGTACATGACAATGTACCAATTGTAGCAAAGAATATATGTAAAGTGTGTGAAAAGCTACGAGATGACATAGAAAATCTAAACAAGGTTACTCTTACCCAACATCATAACGGCttaatggggactatcacctaaaAATTTACACCGaataactcccacatcttctAAATGtcattttcaatcatttttacATGTGCATACTTAGAGGTTTGACACTTCAAGCATAGAGCACAACTTTAAAGTTTCCTTTTATTTACCCTAATAGATGTGCAGTGCATGACCTTTTACCATGTTTTGCGGCACCAACATTTTCTATAAGCACTTAAGGTTTGTTTTTATTGACAAATACTAGgagtgagatgattatttagaAAATCAGCTCACTTCCATAGAAATTAAGCTCACTTCCACACTTATATTGATGAAATTCGTAAAGGGTGCTCCTCTAATTTTGACACCCCATTCATTAGCGCTATAAATCTCatcaagaattttttaaataactcaACCTCCCCAACATTACAAGATAAATGCACTAACATCATATGAATacgtcaaaaaaataaattagacagaAAGACCCCTATGATGTTTACCCCTAGAAGTTCCTTTTCCTCTAGGACACCTTTCTCTGATTCCAGACCTTTACCTCCCCAGAATCTTCCTCCAGTTATACACCTTCCCCCAATAAACACTAAGAAAACCCCTGTTCAGACAGAGCCAGCTTATTATCCGACAGATACCACACAACCTACCCCTAATGTTCACCAACCTCTTTATCAGCCCTAACCTCAACCTAACTCTCCTACCCACACAGATATATTAGGATTTACAGATGATAGACAAATTAATGTTTTATCTAAAGAATTTATTTTAGATAAAGAACTACTAAAATATGATTACTTAAAACCtgaaaataatgacaaaaagaaccaattttttgaagaatataATGAACATGAAAGAGAAAATTTAAGAACTAAGTATTTTGAAATGATGACAGATTTACAGACACACTTTAGTTTCTTTGACTTTTTAGACTATCATAACAAAAAGATAAGTGTAATAGAGAAAGTATTATCATGGACAAAGACAGAAAATCATGAGAAAGTGTATCAGACTTATCCACCATTTGAATCAATTATATTGAGTCAAAATAGTGGAGTCCAAGTTTTGGCTACACCTATCAAAAGACCCAGTCTAAGTGATGATAATAAGAATCTAGACAGTATAATTCAACAGAACAATTACACCAATACTTATCTAAAAACTATTGGTCAAAAGCTACAAGATATAGAAGACAGAATAATACCGCCCTCTActtccataaaaaaagaaaacacgtCAAATACCCCTTTATTTATCCCTCATGAGATACCTCCTCACCTTAGAGCACCTTTAAAGAAACCCATGACAGAGAAAACTGATAATCTacttaatgaaataaataaaaaattagacttAATGAAATTAGAATCATTAAAGGATATGGagccattaaaaaataagaatattataACATTAAATACAACAGGAAGAACTGACTCTTCAGAGGATGAAGAATCAGAAGATAATCAATTGATAGATTTGACAGACATAAATAATTTGGAATCACAATTCACAGATAAATTACAGATTAATAAACTAACTTTAGCATCTTCATCGCAAGATcgtaaaaaaggaagaattgaagatttatACCCCAGAAAGAATTGGTATCCTAAACCTACTCCCCCTGATTTACAATTTGAAGAAAGACATACTTATGTTAATTCATCTTATTCGCCAGatttaatttatgaatggaatattgatggaatGTCAGAATATGAAATAATAAACCTTTTACATGAAATGACTTTGCtcactaatctatatatatatatatatatatatataaaaccgaagcttttgaaactcccacaattttccacgtcagcacatcatttaaaaaaaaatcataaaccaaaaaataaaaaacttttttccacgtcagcacatcatttaaaaaaaaaaaatcatataccaaaaaataaaaaacttttctaaaacccaaaaaaatacttaaacGCAAAATCAGAGGAACCCTAAGCCTTTAACACGTTCAACCTTCTCCTTCCTCCAAAACCCAGACCACGCTTTGCCGTTCCcccacaaacaaacacaacacCGCGTTCTTCTTCTCATCAGTCAgtcaaactcaaaactcaacACCATGACCCCAAaatccctcttcttcttctccaccaCCCTCGCTCTTCTCATCCTCCTCATACCCATCTCTGCCCAAATctccgacccgaacccgaaacCGACCCAATCCCTATCCGCGGCCCACACTGAGCTCACCAACTATGGCTTCCCAGTCGGACTCTTACCCTCCTCAGTCCATGGCTACTCCATAAACAAGACCTCCGGCGACTTCTCCGTCGAGCTCGGCGGCGACTGCAAGATCACTCTCCCGCCGGACAACTACCTCGCCACCTATTCCAGGACAGTCAGGGGAAAGATCGTTTCGGGTAAGATCGCTGAGCTCGACGGGATTCGGGTCCGTGCGTTGTTCAGGTGGTGGTCCATCACCGGGATCCGATCCACCGGCGAAGACTTGGTGTTCGAGGTCGTCATGGTCAGCGCCAAATACCCCTCCAAGAACTTCGACGAGAGCCCCGATTGCGAAGGTAAACACTCCTCTTCGTGAGTGAGCGAGTGAGGTATGAATTCAAATCCCAATTCAATTCGCTCttaattagggttttgaattgaTCAGAGAAATTTGAGACTAAAGTATGTGTTGTGCGTTATGATTAGTATTGAATTAACATCTCTGAGTGATAATTCTTAATTAgtaattattgatttaaaatataaaaattg is part of the Quercus robur chromosome 9, dhQueRobu3.1, whole genome shotgun sequence genome and harbors:
- the LOC126699763 gene encoding uncharacterized protein LOC126699763 — its product is MTPKSLFFFSTTLALLILLIPISAQISDPNPKPTQSLSAAHTELTNYGFPVGLLPSSVHGYSINKTSGDFSVELGGDCKITLPPDNYLATYSRTVRGKIVSGKIAELDGIRVRALFRWWSITGIRSTGEDLVFEVVMVSAKYPSKNFDESPDCEGKHSSS